The Rhodopirellula bahusiensis region CAAAGCAAACAGACACCTACATAAAACACATGTTGGCAAGCCATCCACCTCCAGATTGAATACAACCAAGACGCTTTCGGAGCGATACTCGACCCCCTGCAGGATAAGTTTCCTCGGCAGTGTGTAGTGGAATCCAGGACTTGCCCCACCTCACGGAAAATTGCTGGTTGATTGCCGCTCAACGACTGCTTTCGCCGAGCTTGCTCATCAAGGCGACTGTCATCCGACGCCTCTAGGTAGCGAGACCGCAACAAGAAATTTCTTGATTGTTGCCTTGCCACTTCTGGTATTCGAAGTCGCGCGATTCGCCGTTGCATTCAATATGAGCGGTCGTTGCTAGCCCGGGCGTGACGCCCGACCCGGCTTTGACTTCGGTTCACCAGACAAGCATCGATTGACGCGGATAAATTTGTACCAGGAGTATGAAAACTCTCGTCGGAGCTGTGAGACCCGTCCTGATGACATCCCGAACTCCGCAGCCACTTCTTTCGTGGAATAGCCAAGTGAGAGACGTTCGGCGATGTTGCGATCGCGTAACGATAATCCTCTCAACCAACGCGGGAAGTCCATTCGGAACGCAACTTGATTTGGTACCGAGGTGAGTCGGTTGTCGACCAAACACTGCGACCACTCAGTGGACAGTTCACCGGGGGTCCCAAGCGTACGAACTTCATACGCCGCCACCTGCTTGGCCTGCGAAGAGAACACATCGTGTGAGCACTGCGAAGTTCCGCATCGTCGGCCGCTCCAGTAGCTCTTGATTGCAAATTTTGCTAGCGTCGTCGCGAACGCCCTTTGAAGCTCGTTTCTTTCGTGCAAGCGTTGATAGGCGCACACGGCATTCGCGAGAACCTCAGCAACGGCATCGTCGCGAGCCTCTGCGTCGAGGACTCGAAATGCGCATCGGGCATGACGTTCAATGGCTGGTAACAATTTCATGAACCCCCTTTGCCAGTTCGTTGCAGGGGCAGAACTTGGACAAGATTGACACTTGGACATAAGACACTCCGTGAGAACGGACCGCCCTCACGCAGGGCGGTCCTTGGGAAAAGGACCGCCCTGGCAAACGACCGAGGCGCAAGAAGAACTCCCAAAATCAGTCGATCAACCGAACAGTGATTGGGAACGTTTAAATCGAGGACATAGCGAGCTTGAACGCCACTCGCTGGTAGAACGTTGAGCAAGAGCGAAGCTTTGGTTCACACCTGCCTCCACGACCCTCAATGCTGCGCCCTGCTAAAAAAATCTCGAAGCCCGAAGCAATTCGTGAACGACAAACCGTTGCGACTCGAAGTGCTTTGCTTCAGCTGCGGAAGGTACGTCGTCCATTCGAACGACGAAGCATTCTGCATTGGCTTCCCCGGTGTCACGGTTTCAGATGACAGCAGGGTCAAAACCGCGGCGACTTTGACAGCATTCGACGAGCAGCCGTGCCATGCGTGAAACGAAAGGACACGTATGCCGACCTGACGCGGGGTGAATGCGATTCGATGCCTCTGCAAGCCGAATTCATTCGTTAACGTGGAACTGACTGATCTTGGCTAACTCTGGATGGACGAGTTACCGCAAAGGCTCGGAATGCGAACCTAGTGACGATCGACCATCGCTCAACGTTTCTTTCCCCGCCGGCGAAATTCTCCATAGGTCGTGACTGGCAAATTTCGCGGATGACGCTGCCGGAGCGTGCTTCGTGTGACGGGTGAGTCACGGGGCCAACGTGGCAGACAACGATAGCTGAATGGCGTTGGCTGATACCGCTTAACATCTTTTGACAGAGACTGCGGATCGCGCATACGAACCTCCAATGATACAAGTGATGGATACCGCCAAACCGAAGAGGGCTTGGCTTGCGGGCTTGAACTGTGCCCGCCGAAGAGAAAGAAGTCCGCGATTCGAAATCTGAGACTCCAACACAGAGCGAGTCGAAAACACCGAGGGACGACGGCGGCTAATCCTTCTCACCAACTATATGTAGCGCAGCTTCGATCAAAATTTAGCCCCGGTCGCATGGTGCATTGGTGAATTCCAATTCGCCAACGTCCAGACTCTGCATCACCAACATCGAGAAACGCCCACATCCAGTTAGATCCAGCTCACAAGCAGTGAACTGCCAATCTTACAATTCCCACAATCAATTTTCGCCGACATAAAAATTCTTGCACCGGTCTCAAGCGTCGTCGAAGCCCCCAGGGGAAGCGGATGCTCGGCCTTCTCAATTTGAAAAGGCGAATCACGCGAACCATTGCTCATCCAATTTGAGACCACTTGCATCCCGTTCGCGGCAGGATGGCATGAATTCCAAGTCAATCCTGGCTTCCCTCTGTTGCAGGTCATGAAGAGCCGCAAAGTCGCCGACCAGAAACGCGGACACTTGATCGGTGTAGGGATGCCAACGGGCACTCTCTTTCAATTCACGTTGTTGCTTTCGCTCTTTTCGCCGGCGAATCTCGGTTGCCTCGGCCGTCTCTCGCTGCGTCAGATACTCCGGATCGATCGCCGCACATCGCCAATCGACGCCAAAGTGCTTGCAGTACCCTCGCAGCACATTCTTCCCCGTGTATTCGGGCAACCAAGACTGCGCCGATGCTAGCCTTGCAGCACGCTTCACCCGTTTCACTCTCGGAGGCAACGATTTCTTTTTTCTTCTTATGGTTCATTCCGCCCCATCACTGGACGGCACAACGCCCAGCGTGATTCGATATCCAATGGACGTCGTCGTGGTTCGCGGGAGCACTGAAACCAATCGGGGAGGACAGCCTGAAGCAAGCCAAGCGTGTCTGCGGTCATTCGTCATCCAAATCCCAACGATCAAGTACGTGCGCGTCAGCATCCGGTGGAACGATGAGGTCCGCGAAAGGATCTCTCGGATCGTCAGCGGTCGTGTAGTCATATTTGAGCATGTTGGGGCGAAACAGCACGTCATGCCCCGCCACAATACGAAAGCCAAGCTCGGCCAATTCTCGATCTGGTAGCTCGGTGATTCCCCTGATCATGACCGTGGCCGTTTCGTTTGGAAACATGTCACAGATGGAGTCGAGGATCATCTGCTGCCAGTCTCGCAGCGATGGATGCAGCACGACCTGATGGATGAAGATCAATCCTTGAACTGGATCGTCGAACTCGAAATCCTTCCTGATCCCGGCGAAGTCAATCGCCGGTTCAATCGTTGACGAATAAACCATCTCCCAGTTCTGCGAGTCGGCATCACAAACATGCACAATGCTCTGCCCCGCGGTCTCGGCGCGTGAGATGTCGAGGTAGTCGACTGCGACCCTGCCCGCGATGACTTCCTCAGAATCGCCCTCGTCGGTCAAACAGACAACATCGACCACATGCGGCCGGATGTACTGGTTCGGCTCAAAAGGCTTGGGATGATAAATCGATTTTGTTCGCAGTTTCATTTGCGCTCTCATGAGGGAGACGACTCGGCGGTGTTCGCGTTCAACATAACAAAGTCAAACGATCACCGCCTCGGATCAATCACGTCATGCGGAATCATCTGTTCAGGCAGGCCCCAGATGGCCTGCCCCAAAGTTAGCATCTCGGCAATTCGTTCCACAGTTGACTTGAGCCATCCACAGGAAAGACGAAAAACGATCAAACTGCTGCAGCCCCCAACACCCCTAGCAGCCTGTTGATTTAGTCGTATACCGAGTGACAACAATTAGCCGATGGGCGTTAGCCCCGGTTGGCGTCTGACTAACCGCCGCTAACGCGGTGCGGCTCATTAAATCAACAGCCCGCTAGGGCTACGTTTGACTGCTCCCCACCATTTGCTTGACGCGTGATTTTCTGTGGCTGATAATCATGTTCCATGACCCGCGTCGACGCGGCATCTCGAAAAGTCGGCGACACTCTTTCGAGGGTCACCCAAGGGGACGAAGTCCGCGAGATCTCTACCACTTACTCGATACTCACCGTGTCGACGCGGGGTTGATTCGACGCGTGTCACTGCAGCGGTCGCCCAGATCACTCCAGCTGGTCCGCGCCCCCCAATCGGTCCGCAGGACTCCGCACGCGACTGTTGATTCCAACATCCACGTGCACGTAATTCATCGTGGTTTCGATATCTCTGTGTCCCATTAACTTCTGAACTGTCGGCAGGTCGGTACCATCTTCAACCAAATGAGTCGCAAAGCTATGCCGCAGCGAGTGCGGCACTCCGTTCTTGGTGATTCCAGCCGCCCGTTGCGCGGTGCTCAGTGCGTTGGCAAATTGTTGCTCGGCAATATGATGTCGCCAGACAATGCCACTTCGCCGATCACGCGCTCGCTGTCGCGAAGGGAACACCCATCGCCATCCGATCTCGCGACCCGCGTTGGGATACTTTCTTGCCAATGCAAATGGTAGATACACCTTGTCATAACCTTCTTCTAAGTCCTGGTGGTGCCGCTGAGTCGCCCAAGCAATCTGACGTTGCAAATCAGGAACCACTTCCTTGGGCAAGAACGTCATCCGATCTTTTTGCCCCTTGCCGTCGCGTACCAGCAAACGCCCTTCGTCAAACCAGACATCTTTGATGCGCAATCGACGGCACTCTTTGTGCCGAAGCCCTGATCCGTACATCAGCAGAAACATGATGCGGTGCACGCCAGTCAAATTCTCTAGCAAGTAACCAATCTCTTGACGGCTATACCACACCGGCATCGTCTCGGGTCGCTTCACGCGAACCGCATTGAGGAATCCGATTCGCACGCCAAGGATGCACTCGTACAAGAACAGCAAGGCGGACCTTGCCTGGGTTTGAGTGCTCGTTGCCACCTGACCTTCGACAGCCAACTTCGTCAAAAACGATTCGATATCCTTTTGGCCGAACTGTTCCAGCTCGGTCGAGCCGACATGGCTCATGAATCGCTTGATCCATCGCACATAAGCCTTCTCGGTCGCCATTGAATAATGCAGCACCCGCAGATCAGCTCGCATGGTCTGGATCAGTTTGGGTTCGCTCGGGTCTTGCTTGCCACGAATTGCCGCGAGTTCCTCCTCGGTTGGCGGCACATCCAAGTCAAAATTGCGTTCCTGCTTGCCCAATTGCGCGAGCTTGGCGACGATCTGCGTTAAGTCGGGTTCGGAACGTTTCAGCACCGTGTCACGATAGTATTCCAGCGACCGAACTGCCTGCCATCGTTGCCAAGCGGGTGCACCTGACTCAAGCAACGTTCGCGAGAATCGCAAGGCCGTGTGGTGATTGACGGGCAACTGATCCACCAGGCCTTTTGGGAACGACAAGGCGTAGCGTCGAAGCCACTTCGGAAACCAAATCCGATCGGACTCCCCGATGTCGTCCGCCACGGCCACCGCACGCTCAAATTCCGCGAGTGTCATCAAACCGATCCTATTATGAGGCAGCGTTTCACGAGCTGGGCGAATACAGCAATCTCCATTGGGAGCGCACCGGGCCTCTCGACAGACTATCGAGTCAAGTGATATTGGTCAAACAGCCCTACTCAGTAGGGTCGTATTGTTCGAGCGAGTCAAGTGATATTGGTCAAACGACCGGACTGAGTTGGGGCGTATTACCTGGACGAGTCAAGGGATATTGGTCAAACACCCCAACTCAGTCTGGGTGTATACTGGGCTTTCCCGAATACGACCCTACTGAGTAGGGTTCAATCTATCGTTGTACTGGCCTCTGGAGAACTTCCTTGACGCGTCACGTTTCTTATAGGCAGTGACCTTGTCGCTCGACTTGCAACAGTTGATGCGCAAGCACTACCCCAGACTTGCGAAGTCATATGGGCTCAGCGGTGACATGCACCGAGCCGCGTGGGCCATCATGCATTGTCGCACGCGAGAGTTGGGAGGCCATGTCA contains the following coding sequences:
- a CDS encoding integron integrase → MTLAEFERAVAVADDIGESDRIWFPKWLRRYALSFPKGLVDQLPVNHHTALRFSRTLLESGAPAWQRWQAVRSLEYYRDTVLKRSEPDLTQIVAKLAQLGKQERNFDLDVPPTEEELAAIRGKQDPSEPKLIQTMRADLRVLHYSMATEKAYVRWIKRFMSHVGSTELEQFGQKDIESFLTKLAVEGQVATSTQTQARSALLFLYECILGVRIGFLNAVRVKRPETMPVWYSRQEIGYLLENLTGVHRIMFLLMYGSGLRHKECRRLRIKDVWFDEGRLLVRDGKGQKDRMTFLPKEVVPDLQRQIAWATQRHHQDLEEGYDKVYLPFALARKYPNAGREIGWRWVFPSRQRARDRRSGIVWRHHIAEQQFANALSTAQRAAGITKNGVPHSLRHSFATHLVEDGTDLPTVQKLMGHRDIETTMNYVHVDVGINSRVRSPADRLGGADQLE